From a region of the Aulosira sp. FACHB-615 genome:
- the dxs gene encoding 1-deoxy-D-xylulose-5-phosphate synthase, giving the protein MHLSEITHPNQLHGLSIRQLQQIARQIRDKHLQTVAATGGHLGPGLGVVELTLGLYQTLDLDQDKVIWDVGHQAYPHKLLTGRYSNFHTLRQKNGVAGYLKRCESKFDHFGAGHASTSISAALGMALARDLKGEKFKAVAVIGDGALTGGMALEAINHAGHLPKTNLLVVLNDNEMSISPNVGAIPRYLNKMRLSPPVQFIKDNFEEQFKQIPFVGESLSPELGRIKEGMKRLAVPKVGAVFEELGFTYMGPVDGHNLEELIATFQQAHQIQGPVLVHVVTTKGKGYEIAEQDQVGYHAQNPFNLTTGKAIPSSKPKPPAYAKVFAHTLVKLAEQNPKIIGITAAMATGTGLDKLQAKLPNQYIDVGIAEQHAVTLAAGLASEGMRPVAAIYSTFLQRAYDQIIHDVCIQNLPVFFCLDRAGIVGADGPTHQGMYDIAYLRCIPNIVLMAPKDEAELQRMIVTGINHTSSAIAMRFPRGNGYGVPLMEEGWEPLEIGKGEILRNGDDVLIVGYGTMVYPSMQAAEILSEHGIEATVINARFVKPLDTELILPLAKKIGRVVTLEEGCVTGGFGSAVAEALLDADIVVPIKRIGIPDVLVEHATPEESKAELGLTSRQIAERVMQAYFQKQVSAVV; this is encoded by the coding sequence ATGCATCTGAGCGAAATCACCCATCCTAATCAGTTGCACGGTTTATCTATCCGGCAACTGCAACAAATTGCTCGCCAAATTCGAGATAAACACCTGCAAACAGTAGCAGCAACAGGCGGTCATTTAGGGCCAGGTTTGGGTGTTGTAGAGTTAACTCTAGGGCTTTACCAAACATTAGATTTAGATCAGGATAAAGTTATTTGGGATGTCGGACACCAAGCTTATCCTCACAAATTGCTTACAGGACGTTATAGTAACTTCCATACCCTCAGACAAAAAAACGGAGTTGCAGGTTATCTCAAACGTTGCGAAAGCAAGTTTGATCATTTTGGTGCTGGTCACGCTTCTACAAGTATCTCCGCCGCCTTGGGTATGGCATTAGCTAGAGATTTAAAAGGCGAAAAGTTTAAAGCTGTTGCTGTTATTGGCGATGGTGCTTTAACAGGTGGGATGGCGTTAGAAGCCATTAACCATGCTGGACATCTACCGAAAACCAACTTGCTGGTAGTATTGAACGACAACGAGATGTCCATCTCTCCCAACGTCGGTGCAATTCCTCGCTACCTGAACAAAATGCGCCTGAGTCCGCCAGTCCAATTCATCAAAGATAACTTCGAGGAACAATTCAAGCAAATTCCTTTCGTGGGTGAATCTTTGTCTCCAGAGTTGGGACGCATCAAAGAAGGGATGAAGCGGTTAGCGGTTCCCAAAGTAGGGGCGGTGTTTGAAGAACTCGGCTTTACTTATATGGGGCCAGTGGATGGACACAATTTAGAAGAATTGATTGCAACTTTCCAACAGGCGCATCAAATACAAGGGCCAGTTTTAGTTCATGTAGTCACCACCAAAGGTAAAGGCTATGAAATAGCCGAACAAGACCAAGTAGGCTACCACGCCCAAAACCCCTTTAACTTGACAACCGGCAAAGCCATTCCTTCTAGCAAACCCAAACCCCCGGCTTATGCCAAAGTCTTTGCCCATACCTTAGTTAAACTAGCTGAACAAAACCCGAAAATTATCGGTATTACAGCCGCAATGGCTACAGGTACAGGTTTAGACAAACTCCAAGCTAAACTACCTAATCAATATATAGATGTGGGTATTGCTGAACAACATGCTGTTACTTTAGCAGCAGGTTTAGCATCTGAAGGTATGCGTCCGGTGGCGGCTATTTATTCCACCTTCTTACAAAGGGCTTACGACCAAATTATTCACGATGTTTGTATTCAAAACTTGCCTGTGTTCTTCTGTTTAGACAGGGCAGGTATTGTGGGTGCTGATGGCCCCACTCACCAGGGGATGTATGATATTGCTTATTTGCGCTGCATTCCAAACATCGTGTTGATGGCTCCCAAGGATGAAGCCGAATTACAACGGATGATTGTGACTGGCATTAATCATACCAGCAGTGCGATCGCTATGCGCTTCCCCCGTGGCAATGGTTACGGTGTCCCCTTAATGGAAGAAGGCTGGGAACCTTTGGAAATTGGTAAGGGTGAAATTCTCCGCAATGGTGATGATGTGTTAATCGTTGGCTACGGCACAATGGTTTACCCCAGTATGCAAGCGGCAGAAATTCTCAGCGAACATGGTATTGAAGCTACAGTCATTAATGCCCGCTTTGTCAAGCCATTAGATACAGAATTAATCTTACCCTTGGCTAAGAAAATTGGTCGCGTTGTCACCCTAGAAGAAGGTTGTGTCACGGGTGGCTTTGGTTCTGCTGTGGCTGAAGCTTTACTCGACGCTGATATTGTTGTCCCCATCAAGCGTATTGGTATCCCAGATGTCTTAGTTGAACACGCTACCCCCGAAGAATCGAAGGCAGAATTAGGTTTAACTAGTCGTCAAATTGCCGAAAGAGTCATGCAGGCTTACTTCCAAAAGCAAGTATCTGCTGTGGTTTAA
- a CDS encoding S-layer homology domain-containing protein, which translates to MRNISKYFSTISLVVLLQSFPVNVQAQSTETPSQTSSDSIQQVIAAKWMTNSPDGNFYPERLVSRAELASIMVKVFRLDKRQAVSQENVVIADVPASNRAFNDIQIVLKTDIMKGYRGNLFFPNQRVTRAEALAIFAQAYGVFQFDDDSVNEILASHPDAKSIPAWARRAIATVVSEGFVNTDSQGNLSPLQPMTRGDMAYVLSKYLQRQQKLPDTPEVPTVPDNTVSP; encoded by the coding sequence ATGAGAAATATCAGCAAGTACTTTAGTACGATTTCTTTAGTTGTGCTACTTCAAAGTTTTCCGGTAAATGTTCAGGCACAATCAACAGAAACGCCTTCTCAGACAAGCTCAGATTCCATTCAACAGGTAATTGCTGCCAAATGGATGACCAATTCACCAGATGGTAATTTTTATCCCGAAAGATTGGTAAGTCGGGCAGAATTAGCCTCAATTATGGTGAAAGTCTTTCGGCTAGATAAACGACAAGCTGTAAGTCAAGAAAATGTTGTGATTGCAGATGTCCCAGCTTCTAATCGCGCATTTAACGATATTCAGATAGTCTTAAAAACAGACATTATGAAAGGCTATCGGGGGAATTTGTTTTTTCCCAACCAAAGAGTTACCAGGGCAGAAGCTTTAGCGATATTTGCCCAAGCTTACGGTGTCTTTCAATTTGATGATGATTCGGTGAATGAGATTTTAGCCTCCCATCCTGATGCTAAATCAATTCCAGCATGGGCGCGAAGAGCGATCGCCACCGTCGTCTCCGAAGGATTTGTCAACACAGATAGCCAAGGCAATCTTTCCCCATTGCAACCCATGACTCGTGGAGATATGGCTTACGTGTTGAGTAAATACTTGCAACGACAACAAAAACTCCCAGACACACCAGAAGTTCCGACTGTGCCTGATAATACAGTTTCACCCTAG